One window of Chryseobacterium indologenes genomic DNA carries:
- a CDS encoding glycoside hydrolase family 16 protein, with the protein MNLRAKNFIRICAAGVFFLSVMNCASHKTDSHRTMIWNDEFNGKGLPDSLKWNYDVGGSGFGNKEAQFYTKNRLENARMEKGNLIIEARKENWENNKYTSARLLTKEKFAFQYGTVEVRAKLPKGRGTWPAIWMMSENMKKWPDDGELDIMEHVGYNQGFIHASVHTKKYNHIQGTQKTDTLFVKDASEKFHVYKADWTPEKIDVYIDDQKFFTYVNKEKSNEAWPFDRPYFIILNLAVGGMWGGQKGIDDSIFPQKYYIDYVRVYQNK; encoded by the coding sequence ATGAATCTCAGAGCTAAAAATTTCATCAGAATATGTGCAGCAGGAGTTTTCTTCCTTTCTGTTATGAACTGTGCATCGCACAAAACTGATTCTCACAGAACCATGATCTGGAATGATGAATTTAATGGTAAAGGTCTTCCGGATTCATTAAAATGGAATTATGATGTAGGCGGAAGCGGTTTTGGAAATAAGGAAGCTCAGTTTTATACCAAAAACAGGCTTGAGAATGCCAGAATGGAAAAAGGAAATCTGATCATTGAGGCTAGAAAAGAAAATTGGGAAAACAATAAATATACTTCCGCAAGACTTTTAACCAAAGAGAAATTTGCTTTTCAATATGGAACAGTAGAAGTCAGAGCAAAGCTTCCCAAAGGTCGTGGAACATGGCCGGCAATCTGGATGATGAGTGAAAATATGAAGAAATGGCCGGATGATGGTGAATTGGATATCATGGAACATGTTGGGTATAACCAGGGATTTATACATGCTTCCGTTCACACAAAAAAATACAATCATATTCAGGGAACACAGAAAACAGATACACTGTTTGTAAAAGATGCCAGCGAGAAGTTTCATGTCTATAAAGCAGACTGGACACCGGAGAAGATAGATGTGTATATCGATGATCAAAAATTTTTCACCTATGTGAATAAAGAGAAAAGTAATGAAGCATGGCCATTTGACAGACCTTACTTTATCATTTTAAACCTCGCTGTAGGTGGAATGTGGGGAGGACAAAAAGGAATTGACGATTCTATTTTTCCACAGAAATATTATATAGACTACGTAAGAGTCTACCAGAATAAATAA